CGTACGGGCTGTGGCAGTCGGTCAAGCACTTCATGGTTTCGAATAACCCGCCCCGCTACGAATCCGACTCGATCGGCGAACTCGACTCGATCGGCCGGAACAAGGGCTGGTTGTTTATGACAGCTTGATTCGAGACCGCACCTAGCCTTGAAACTATGTGGCATCCTGCCTTTCCAGCCAGTTCAAGATCGCTTGGTTGGTCTCATCGGGTCTTTCTTGCTGGATCCAATGACCGCAGTCGAGATTGACTACTTCCACATTGGGCACGAACTCTGTCAGGTTCTCAGCCCTCGCGATCGCGTCACGGTCGCCGTAGATCATGAGTGCGGGCTGTTGGATGATCGGGTCCACCTCCGCCAGCAAACGCCAGTTGCGGTCAAGGTTCCTGTACCAGTTCACACTGCCCGTGAATCCTGTCGATTCGAAGGCGGAGACGAAAACGGCCAATTCGCTATCGCTCATCAGAGGCTCACCGAGTGGCGTCTCTGCTCTGGCGAGATCGATCAGCGCCATACCCGGCTGAGGCTCCCTGAGGGGTTCGTTCTTCCGGTACAGGTTGCGGAGGAACCGGAAGGTGTTGTCTTCGAACACGGCGTCCGCGACGCCCGGCTGTCGATTGAAGTGGACGAAGTAGAAGTCACTGCCAAGCACGGCTTCCATGAACTCAATCCAGGGCTGCTCTCCGCGATCCTGGTAGGGCAGGCTCAGGTTGATCACTTTGTTTACCCGGTCCGGGTGCAACAGGGTCAGGCCCCACACGACAAAGGCGCCCCAATCGTGACCGACAAAGGTGGCATCTTCGTAGCCGTAGTGATCGAGAAGTGCGATGAGATCACCCGACAAATGTTCAATGTCATAGTCCGTCACTTCGGTCGGACGTGATGAGTTGCCGTAGCCGCGCTGGTTCGGGACGATGACGTGGTAGCCCGCCGCGACAAGGGCGGGCACCTGGTATCGCCAAGAATAGGCGTGCTCTGGCCATCCGTGACACAGCACGATGGGTTTCCCGGCATTGTGTCGCCCTGCTTCAAAGACTTCGAGTTCCACGCCGTTGACTGGGATAAGGACGGGCCTGGGGAAGTCGAATGGATTCACGGATGCTCCTTTGGGTTGAGTACCGATCTCGTGTCTGGATCGACCGGTTGCTCCGACGATAGGGAGCATCGTGGACACATGAAGTCCTAGATCGCTGGCAATCTGAAGAAATGCGGAACGATCCCACAGGCCGAGCACTGCAACTGCTCTCGCTCCTTCAGACCCATCGTTTCTGGCACTGTGCCGAACTTGCCGCACGACTCGATGTCACGCAGCGAACGGTGCGCCGCGACATCGATCGCCTACGCGACCTTGGCTATCCGGTCGATTCCACGTCCGGAAAATACGGGGGCTACCGACTTGCAGCGGGGGCGCACGTGCCGCCCCTGATCCTCGACGATGACGAGTCCGTGGCGGTAGCCGTCGGACTGCGCTACGCCGCCGAGGCCGCCATCGGCGGCATCGAAGAAACGTCGCTGCGCGCGCTGACGAAGATCGAAACACTCCTGCCCCATCGGCTACGCCGACGTGTGTCGGCACTGCATTCGAGCGTCAGTTCCATGCGGCGGGCCGACGACGACATCGTCGACCCCGAAGCACTCAGTGTGCTCGCTGCGGCATGTCGCGACCACGAGCACGTGCGTTTCGACTACCGGCGAGGTGATGGCGAGAGCAGCAGACGGCTCGTCGAGCCGCACCGCCTTGTCACGGCGGGACGTCGTTGGTATCTCGTAGCATGGGACCACCATCGTGCCGACTGGCGAACATTTCGACTGGACCGGCTCTCGGAGTCCTGGCTGGCAGGCAGTCATTTCACGCCACGCGAGATCCCGGGCGGTGACGCGGCAGGCTTCGTCGCGAGATCAGTCGGCTCGCCACCCCGTCACCACGATGCAAAACTCGCCATCGAAGCCACGTTCGCCGACCTCGAGGGTGTGCTCAGATGGATTGACCACACACCAATCGAGGTGGCAGCGGACCGCTGCCTTGTCCAGATCCGCAGCGAAGATCTCGGCAGGCTCACCATGACGGTTGCGCGCATTGCGCTCACCGCCCCAGTGGTCGTCATCGAACCAACCGAGCTCGCCGACACCGTCAGTCGGCTCGCCCTTCACCTCAGGGTCTCGCCACCATGACAGTCAGAAGAGGATTGCGCGACAAGACCATTCATGTCCAGGTTGCCGCGGGGACAAGTTCGCGGACTTGTTCCCTGCGCCGGCCCCTCGTCTATCGAGACACGTATCCGTTTCCCTCTGAGCTGGGAGAGTAAGTGACCAATTCGAAATCATCGCCACCGGCTTCCGTCCACCCCCCAACGTGGAAGTTCGACTACCCGATCATCCACGCCGAGACTCGGGAACAGTGGCGAACTTGGTTGACGGACAATCACACGTCAGCCCGAGGTGTGTGGTTGTGCTCCTGGCGCAACACCACCAGCCGACCACGCTGCCCCTACCCTCAGGCCGTCGAGGAAGCCATCTGCTTTGGTTGGATCGACTCCACCAACACCATCCTCGACGAAGAGCGCAATTTGCAGCTGTTCACGCCGCGTAGACGCAAGAGTTCCTGGACCCGACTCAACCGCGAACGCGCAGCCGATATGGAGGCGCGTGGCCTCATGACCGCTGCTGGTCGCCGTGCCATTGCTGCCGCGAAATCCACTGGTTGGTGGACGATTCTCGACCAAGTCGAAGACCTCGAGGAATCACTTGACTTGCAGGCGGCGCTGGACCGGGACCCGCAAGCTCGAAGCAACTGGGACAGTTTTCCGCC
This genomic stretch from Prescottella soli harbors:
- a CDS encoding alpha/beta fold hydrolase; translation: MNPFDFPRPVLIPVNGVELEVFEAGRHNAGKPIVLCHGWPEHAYSWRYQVPALVAAGYHVIVPNQRGYGNSSRPTEVTDYDIEHLSGDLIALLDHYGYEDATFVGHDWGAFVVWGLTLLHPDRVNKVINLSLPYQDRGEQPWIEFMEAVLGSDFYFVHFNRQPGVADAVFEDNTFRFLRNLYRKNEPLREPQPGMALIDLARAETPLGEPLMSDSELAVFVSAFESTGFTGSVNWYRNLDRNWRLLAEVDPIIQQPALMIYGDRDAIARAENLTEFVPNVEVVNLDCGHWIQQERPDETNQAILNWLERQDAT
- a CDS encoding YdeI/OmpD-associated family protein codes for the protein MTNSKSSPPASVHPPTWKFDYPIIHAETREQWRTWLTDNHTSARGVWLCSWRNTTSRPRCPYPQAVEEAICFGWIDSTNTILDEERNLQLFTPRRRKSSWTRLNRERAADMEARGLMTAAGRRAIAAAKSTGWWTILDQVEDLEESLDLQAALDRDPQARSNWDSFPPSARKQMLWWIVSAARDATRAGRIAHIVNQAAIGQRARG
- a CDS encoding helix-turn-helix transcriptional regulator; its protein translation is MRNDPTGRALQLLSLLQTHRFWHCAELAARLDVTQRTVRRDIDRLRDLGYPVDSTSGKYGGYRLAAGAHVPPLILDDDESVAVAVGLRYAAEAAIGGIEETSLRALTKIETLLPHRLRRRVSALHSSVSSMRRADDDIVDPEALSVLAAACRDHEHVRFDYRRGDGESSRRLVEPHRLVTAGRRWYLVAWDHHRADWRTFRLDRLSESWLAGSHFTPREIPGGDAAGFVARSVGSPPRHHDAKLAIEATFADLEGVLRWIDHTPIEVAADRCLVQIRSEDLGRLTMTVARIALTAPVVVIEPTELADTVSRLALHLRVSPP